One genomic region from Lycium ferocissimum isolate CSIRO_LF1 unplaced genomic scaffold, AGI_CSIRO_Lferr_CH_V1 ctg10932, whole genome shotgun sequence encodes:
- the LOC132041614 gene encoding phosphoglycerate mutase-like protein AT74, translated as MVLQSVFYCIRVSFEIFSSLIWFCENVLICIFCRSKLNPIANPTFSGAGFLESLWRDIDMNRLHHDRNDDLNLVIISHGLASRVFLMKWFKWTVEQFEYLNNLGNCEFRVIQLGLGGEYSLAVHHTEEEMLEWGLSPEMISDQKWRAHASRSSWNDKCSWYLDAFFDHLANSDDDDYDEVKSNFSD; from the coding sequence atggTTCTTCAATCAGTTTTCTATTGCATTAGGGTTTCATTTGAgatattttcttcattaataTGGTTCTgtgaaaatgttttaatttgCATATTTTGTAGGAGCAAGTTGAATCCAATTGCTAATCCGACTTTTTCTGGTGCAGGTTTCCTTGAATCTCTTTGGAGGGACATTGATATGAACAGACTCCACCATGACCGTAATGACgatttgaatcttgtgattatatcCCATGGTCTAGCTAGTCGTGTCTTTCTGATGAAGTGGTTCAAGTGGACGGTTGAGCAATTTGAGTATCTAAACAATTTAGGAAATTGTGAATTTCGAGTTATACAATTAGGGCTTGGTGGAGAATACAGCTTAGCGGTCCACCATACTGAAGAAGAGATGCTAGAATGGGGACTATCCCCTGAAATGATTTCAGACCAAAAATGGCGAGCTCATGCTAGCAGGAGTTCATGGAACGACAAATGCTCTTGGTACCTTGATGCTTTCTTTGACCATCTAGCTAATtcagatgatgatgattatgatgaagTGAAATCAAACTTCTCCGACTAG